The following coding sequences are from one bacterium window:
- a CDS encoding peptidyl-prolyl cis-trans isomerase, producing MINKGIWLVGLCLLLAACNRTNTADLVASVGERTLSRADFATWAGVPFDSLSAEARQPLVNAWLELAMIEQEVEATGLRKDADVSRQERELLARFHRAVLLARLPEPKITDSLIADYYTTNLAEFRRPMDSYLIEGFWCESDDTLKAFRRALERADTSQLRSDMVIWEGKWLTDSRELDPILLEAVRKLPAGGMTPVLPFGEGYRLLRLHELYPEGAQLSLDAVRQEIRERLLTEQSQRRQERWETEMRGRYQPRLMGDTK from the coding sequence GTGATCAATAAGGGCATCTGGCTGGTCGGGCTGTGTTTGCTTTTGGCGGCCTGCAATCGCACAAACACCGCCGACCTCGTGGCAAGCGTAGGCGAACGAACGCTTAGTCGCGCGGACTTCGCGACGTGGGCGGGCGTGCCCTTCGACAGTTTGAGTGCGGAAGCGCGGCAGCCGCTGGTCAATGCATGGCTGGAGCTGGCCATGATTGAGCAGGAGGTCGAGGCCACGGGGCTGCGCAAAGACGCCGACGTTTCCCGGCAGGAACGCGAGCTATTGGCGCGTTTTCATCGTGCCGTGTTGTTGGCGCGTCTGCCGGAACCGAAGATTACCGATTCGTTGATCGCGGACTACTACACGACGAATCTGGCGGAGTTTCGGCGCCCGATGGACAGCTATCTGATCGAGGGATTTTGGTGCGAGTCGGACGACACGCTGAAGGCGTTTCGCCGCGCATTAGAGCGGGCGGACACGTCGCAGTTGCGTTCGGACATGGTGATTTGGGAGGGGAAGTGGCTGACGGACTCGCGCGAGTTGGATCCGATACTGCTTGAGGCTGTGCGCAAGTTGCCCGCGGGCGGGATGACGCCGGTGCTGCCGTTCGGCGAGGGCTATCGGCTGTTGCGGCTGCATGAACTCTATCCGGAGGGGGCGCAGCTCAGCTTGGATGCTGTGCGGCAGGAGATTCGGGAACGACTGTTGACCGAGCAGAGTCAAAGAAGGCAGGAGCGTTGGGAAACGGAAATGCGCGGCCGCTATCAGCCGCGCCTAATGGGTGACACGAAATGA
- a CDS encoding peptidyl-prolyl cis-trans isomerase, with protein sequence MEITEKLEGSEESDKAYYERNLESFIQPETRLIREIFIKEDSAKAVRVRDRALKGEDFAKLAWQFNEKESTKRDSGRIGPFEEKRFGMIGKSAFQLGQPGAVSEVVKVGKNYSVLQLIAAYPSRTKTWDEAKGDARRENRVARTQQLQEELEKLLVSRYPLKVNDELLGSMWPLPPERQERAARDQ encoded by the coding sequence GTGGAAATCACCGAGAAGCTCGAAGGCAGCGAAGAATCGGACAAGGCGTATTACGAGCGCAACCTGGAGTCGTTTATTCAGCCGGAGACGCGCTTGATCCGCGAGATCTTCATTAAGGAAGACAGCGCGAAGGCTGTGCGCGTGCGTGATCGCGCGCTGAAGGGCGAAGACTTTGCAAAGCTCGCCTGGCAGTTCAACGAAAAGGAATCCACGAAACGCGACTCGGGCCGGATCGGGCCATTTGAAGAAAAACGCTTTGGCATGATTGGCAAGTCGGCCTTTCAGCTCGGACAGCCGGGCGCGGTGTCCGAGGTTGTGAAGGTTGGGAAGAACTACTCGGTGCTCCAGCTCATCGCGGCCTATCCGTCGCGTACGAAGACGTGGGACGAAGCGAAGGGCGATGCGCGGCGCGAGAACCGCGTGGCGCGCACACAGCAGCTGCAAGAGGAGTTGGAAAAACTGTTGGTGTCGCGCTATCCCCTGAAAGTGAACGACGAGCTGCTCGGATCGATGTGGCCGCTTCCCCCCGAACGACAGGAACGCGCGGCTCGTGATCAATAA
- a CDS encoding peptidylprolyl isomerase: MQRTGLLLSLLAMMWLASCEGKKDYIAKIGNETITEQEYRAAMLSKFRTDDNIKQRPLEERKKIAHDMAIEEAKYLEGLARKYDENPEIATNLEAAAKRRALDLLYEERIIAPVITDELLREHYDRSAKEISARHILVKKSAADSSAAAAARLKSRIDSIKTAIDSGLNFKAAAALLSEDATTAVDSGDLGWFPWGRMVDEFQRAVWSAPLRKTAGPVESPFGWHLIWVDSTRDVTGRPPFEEMKKDLAMRLREVESLKLGARARDFVNALHTEYSLQYDENALAMFTGKLTDPQMSLNKELGPMFTGDEKALVAATHKLGKITIEDMIQKVGSNAYRVDWKNPQSVHDLVNALCEPQFLEDKAGQDGYIKKGLCRFERRGAKEGGDPAHGREGGNHREARRQRRIGQGVLRAQPGVVYSAGDALDPRDLH; encoded by the coding sequence ATGCAACGAACAGGACTTCTGTTGAGTCTGCTGGCCATGATGTGGCTGGCGAGCTGCGAAGGCAAGAAAGACTACATTGCCAAAATCGGAAACGAAACCATCACGGAGCAGGAATACCGCGCCGCGATGCTCTCGAAATTTCGCACCGACGACAACATTAAGCAACGGCCCCTTGAAGAGCGCAAGAAAATCGCGCACGACATGGCGATCGAAGAAGCGAAATATCTTGAGGGTCTGGCCCGCAAGTATGACGAGAACCCGGAGATCGCCACAAATCTCGAAGCGGCGGCCAAGCGTCGAGCGCTCGATCTGTTGTACGAAGAGCGCATCATCGCGCCGGTGATCACCGATGAGCTGCTGCGTGAGCACTATGACAGGTCAGCGAAGGAAATCAGCGCGCGGCATATTCTGGTGAAGAAGAGCGCGGCGGATTCGAGCGCGGCGGCGGCGGCGCGCCTGAAGAGTCGCATTGACTCGATCAAGACCGCGATAGACAGCGGTCTCAATTTCAAAGCGGCGGCGGCGCTGCTCTCGGAAGACGCGACGACGGCTGTTGATTCCGGTGACTTGGGCTGGTTCCCCTGGGGCCGGATGGTAGACGAGTTTCAGCGCGCGGTGTGGTCCGCGCCGCTGCGCAAGACGGCGGGTCCCGTGGAATCGCCGTTCGGCTGGCACCTGATCTGGGTGGATTCGACTCGTGATGTGACGGGCCGCCCGCCGTTTGAAGAGATGAAGAAGGATTTGGCGATGCGGCTGCGCGAGGTCGAAAGTCTGAAGCTCGGCGCGCGCGCGCGGGATTTTGTCAACGCGCTGCATACGGAGTACTCCTTGCAGTATGACGAAAACGCGCTGGCGATGTTCACGGGCAAGCTGACGGATCCGCAGATGTCGCTGAACAAGGAGCTCGGGCCGATGTTCACGGGCGACGAGAAGGCGCTCGTGGCGGCAACGCACAAGCTCGGCAAGATCACGATTGAAGATATGATTCAGAAGGTCGGCAGCAACGCCTATCGCGTGGATTGGAAGAATCCGCAGTCGGTGCATGATCTCGTGAACGCTCTGTGTGAACCGCAGTTCCTTGAGGACAAGGCCGGCCAAGACGGTTACATCAAAAAAGGCCTATGCCGATTCGAACGTCGTGGCGCAAAAGAAGGCGGCGATCCAGCGCATGGTCGAGAAGGTGGAAATCACCGAGAAGCTCGAAGGCAGCGAAGAATCGGACAAGGCGTATTACGAGCGCAACCTGGAGTCGTTTATTCAGCCGGAGACGCGCTTGATCCGCGAGATCTTCATTAA
- a CDS encoding GNAT family N-acetyltransferase, giving the protein MTIHHATSPEQIRLVYNVMRELRPHLTADQFVEQVLRQMREHGYILIYIEESGQPLAAAGYRRTELLHWGKVLYIDDLVTAAAARGRGCADHLFKFIVNQAREEGLAAVHLDSGTHAGRYDAHRFYHKHGMSITSYHFVLNLQTT; this is encoded by the coding sequence ATGACGATCCACCACGCTACATCTCCGGAACAGATTCGGCTTGTATACAATGTCATGCGCGAACTCCGGCCGCACCTGACCGCAGACCAATTCGTTGAGCAGGTATTGCGACAGATGCGGGAACATGGCTACATCCTCATATATATAGAGGAGAGCGGTCAGCCATTGGCGGCGGCGGGGTACCGGCGAACGGAACTGCTACATTGGGGAAAAGTTTTGTATATTGACGATTTGGTCACCGCTGCGGCGGCCCGTGGGCGGGGCTGCGCTGACCATTTGTTCAAATTTATCGTGAATCAGGCGCGGGAAGAGGGCCTGGCAGCCGTCCATCTCGACAGCGGAACCCACGCTGGCCGATATGACGCGCACCGCTTCTACCACAAGCACGGGATGAGCATCACGAGCTACCATTTTGTTTTGAATCTGCAAACAACATAA